Within Crassostrea angulata isolate pt1a10 chromosome 2, ASM2561291v2, whole genome shotgun sequence, the genomic segment taaatagatatgaGGCACAAATATGCTTAAATTTTCTCCACTATTAGTATGCACACGTTATTTTGTTTCCTTTCCTGTCCGTAAGCCCTCTTTGCATAGCTAAAAGTTGGCACGCAAGTAATTAAATTGGTCCCTTGACTGACTATAGCATGGTTGTTAATTTCGTGCTAAAAATacagtttttgtaaaaaaaaaaaaaacctccacaaagaaataaaataaataagtaaataaatgataaataaataaataaataaataaataaataaataaataaatctataaataaataaataaataaataaatgaataaataaataaataataaacctaCACCACCACTGCAATAAGAAATAtcaatgatttaatatataCCTGTCGGATGTCTGTCAGCCAATCTTCAACTTCATTAAAACTGTTTGGCTTGGAGATATCATGTACAAGTACCACCCCCTGTAGATAGAAAAGGGAAAACCATCGATCTATATACCGCGGTATCAGGGTGGTGGCATTGCATTTTGGTTGATGGGTGGGAGTGGGTGGAGGGGGCACAGCTGATGCAATGATGGTCATTAAGGAGTTGATTGGTGATACCAaattggaaaatgaaaattttattttctcgtACTTGTAATTATGTACGCACTTTTGTTATGAAACAATGTTAGAAAATATTatcatagataaaaaaaaaatattgcctagTTGTTAAAGTACAGTTTTTattgttatcaaaatatgtGTGACGTTGATATGAAGAAATGCAGCCGTAGTGCGACGCATATATCTATGAAATACCGGTAGAAAAATTAGGTACACGTACAACGAATGAACATGAAAAATGTTCGAGGttataaattgtttacaaattgataatgtatatatacatgtatttgaaggAGTGACTGAGGGGTAGGCCTCtatgaaatttttgtttactgTTAGTGATAGCGGTAGTGAATATATTGCAAGGTCGTCTGATCTTTGATAACATACATGCACTTGCGCTTTTGTGAAAAACCCAAGAACGAGTTTCTTTTGATATTCTTGTCCACCCGTGTCTCTGTATAAATAAACATGCAATATACTATGAAGACAAAACAAGAGAGGTTAAACATATAATACTTGTATTCAGAAAAAGCTTTGTTTTGAAGACCTACATTAGTTCAATTTGAATTTGTCTACCATAGACTTTTATGGACTTCTTGCGTATGTTTCCTCCTGTAacaagaaatttgaaaaaaaaagttcggtTTACTTTAAACGTTTCAAAATCGTCTGCAACTCCGTATATTGTAATTTGGACATATAGGAGTTCGACAAGGTTGTCCATTTAACCCTTACTCGTTCTCATTAAAATAGTTGACATGCACTTACctcgtgtgtatatatattctgAACTAAACTTTTGGTCGATATATCTTGTAATTATCGACGTTTTCCCAACACCATAAGTACCAACTAAGGCAATTTTGACATTTCGAATCAGTTGTTCTGTATGATCCTCTTCCTGTTTCGACTCTGAAGCACCCATATATAACACACGTATGCATGGAAAATCACTCACTCGTCCACCCGTTACGTGTTAAACTCACAAAATAAATCAGTATAAACCACCATATGCAAATATGATCAAATTCGGTCTTTTAATCCTTTTGTTTCACTGATAAACTTTTTCTGTGCATAATctccttttcttttttacatggGTGCCACCCGGTATCTAAAAATAACTTCAATAGATCATTATCACGTGCACAGGTCACATGGACAGTTTGATGGGATACAGATAACGACATGACACAAACATGTCCATAATTGATAAATCTTCTGCGTTCATATAAATCATCCATTTAGATAGGATATATTATTGACTGGTAAAACCCCTCCTTTATACCTGAATACATCATCAATGCTTTGTACAAATAGTGATTTGATAAACTGAATATCAGAATTTGAACATCAAATTATTATTTCGAAAGCTGTTTAATTTCttataatatttgattttatgttgattttttttttatcccaagGTTTCCCATATCTTGTAAACACTTCGTGGTTCATGAAGAAAGGGAGAAATTCGTGGAAGTACACAAATCGACAAAAAATTCATACACGGCGATAtagaatattaattatttattcataataaaactcTGCAACCTCCATAATACCTCTTTGATTGGTCAATGCgagcatttttattttttttttcatatttcagatAACGCTGgacattaatattttgaaaaggcACTAAACCGAGCATTCAGGTTGTCCAAGTTCGCTTTTTATCCGCTTTTTCCTCCACATCATAAATTCGTTTTTATTCCTCCACCAATTAACAGAGAAGTCATAATCTTTATGTAGTGTAACataattaatatatacaatgtatatgaaaGTTGTGTTTTCTGCTTCAAATTAAACTGGTCGAAACAccatattgtgacgtcacattGACTGCATTTGGGACTGGGCCGCCTGCTCCGCTCCCTTCTTTGCAGTATCCATCAGTTGTTTATAATTCTCGTACGACAGTTTCAGTCCAAACCGTTCTGCAAACATCTTGGCTCTCTGGTAGTCTGCAAATGTATGATTGtgccattttaaaaatattatcctTTTCCATTTTGATGATGGGtgtatatagaaccattttaacatgagcttggactttgggtataGTTGTGCTCAACCGCAACGTGACGCAGGCCTGTCTAAttcattgctagccactcagccatggctctttgaaatcaacaatatttgtCTGGCGTTTGAGCTAGGACTACGCAATcgatgcatatttcgcttgaaacccgcgtcatttttaacttgtttttaacgcaagaaatagatagctacgtcctacttAAAGTCCAAGGTCTTATTAAAATGATTCTATAACGATCTAGCAAAGATGTGATGGTgatgtgtgtacatgtatacagatgTATGTATATATGGATGATGGGTGTATATCATACTATATGGTTCTAGTCCATAGACTAGATCCCTTTGTTCCTTCTatgatttgaatttaattcgttttcaaaaactatttttgtgtAGAATTTGTTTGGAATCGTTACGGAAACagtttggagagagagagagagagagagagagagagagagagagagagagagagagagagagattttttccTCGTATTGGCATCATCGGATCCGGACTTCGGTGAACAAATTggaaaaattggggggggggggggtgtgttaTTGGGACGTGGAGTGAACACTACTACTTACTTGCGTCGCCCTCTAAGCAACAAGAGCAGCAGGAGGCGGCGCAGAGTTTGAAGCAGACGGCACAGGATCTGTAGATGTTCTTGACCCACTTCATCAGCCAGTTGACAATGCAGCAGACAATCATCACGATGAAGGAGATCGCAAAGATGAACTTAAGTGCAAGCTTCTCCCAGTTCAACAACAACTTCTTGATTCGTGATTCTTCTTCTGACTGATAAAATAGATGGGTTATATGGGAGACTTAATAGCTCAATGGTTTAAGATTCTGAATTTCCAATGAGTGCTACaagcttttacatgtatttacataaatgCATGAAAATTTCCACAAAATATAAGACACGACACCATCgccggatttttttttatttggtcaaATATACCAtcgactttttttttcatatttgcatACCTACTATCACTTGAAAATGTACCCGTATTGGCATTTTTGAATATTCCTTcgattttttcttcatattttgataGGAGCAATCGCATAAAGAACTTGATTCAGTTGATGTGATATTACGCCCtcaaatttaccaaaaaattaaCTGCActcttgaaaaataaattgtaccgtaaatatatatttaatagcgagcgcagctcgccggcgcgcagcgccggcgagcgaagcgagctctaagaaccagtgtgcgcgggaaaaagaacgagctaaacctacagttcatcaaacaaaattttttgtctacgtcccataatgctctctaatgttttcacccgtggtgctatgccaaaaatggccgacttttaactcgtaatttacggtgacttaaagtttgaagacacgttttgagtaccgcatatgctttggcgagactcaaaagatttgttacatgcttccataccttcgtattgagtcgagaaacgtaaacaaagacgaagaaagtcatggatgacgtcacaatgcactcgtgttatatttcccgcgataaatttagaggtggatcaaacatctgtaatgagtgtactggctatttcagtatagactgcgatacctgcctcattgacattaattatgatttgtttttaatctttttttaatatagagattatatatatatatatatatatatatatatatatatagagcaagagccatactttactgtcatatcgatccatttttaagctaattgtgcatgcatgtacagtaggcacgtaagtatatgagtagggaggaaataaacaataggacattttgaactaaataaaagggaataaaatgaaaaaaataaacaggtataaaaaaaattatgtagatattgcatatagtcagaccattaaagTTAAAAGTGGGAAactacacacctacaaacaggtaccgctctctctctctctctctctctctctctctctctctctctctctctctctctctctctcggggtagggggttgcgctgcatatgtatcataaccattataattcactggcgtcggaagcaaattgaaagtggtggtggtggtggggggggggggcctgactaatcctcagaaatattgaaaaaaaaaaacctaattcccaaaatcatgaaaatcctaatccggggggggggggggggggggggctagtatgcctatgactccaacttctcgaTCCATATTTCAACCTTTTTAGGAATAATTATATTtcctgcaagaaaaagtggaagggggggggggggcaaccccctatgatgctatgtgcctaatggttaggtctaatttggcaaaaaaaggggggggggggctaagcccccctagccccccgcctcggttccgacgcctatgaaattagtacctttggcatacttattgtagagcaatactctttcaaaattaaaattctttgacgttcgttgatacctaaataaaactataagttgacaatgacgcaaggtatgtgtaattcttgctgcgctcgccagaacggtagcaccgtaaaacatattatatgtattatttaaatatggAATAAAATTTTGCCGATATTGCCTCGAAGATGATTTTTTCACGTGAAATTCTCCGGCGGAATTACAATTTCCGGAAAAAATTGGTAGAATCGGCAGTATAATTCAGCATTTTACTGTGTGCGCATTGATTTACCAAGTTCTtactttgccaaaaaataaaactctatAGGAGCGACTTCCATGCCGAAAATCACGATGGTAAAATTCTGCGCACTAtgttaatttctaaaaaaaaacacaaattttgagTTGTTTCCCTTTCGCTGTGTAAACAGTATGACGTCACCGTAGTGACAAACGCAGACGAATGATCGAGGTGTCCGAGTTTAATTTGGAGAAATCCAAGACTGCCACTTTTGTTTATAGGTAAGTTTAAATCCATAGAATTGTACAGTGTCAAACTGCCATGAAAAAAAGAACTAAACCATGTAAACCTGTCCCTCTTCTTCATTTGCATGTAGAGACGTCACGACTTGAACACAAAATGCACACAATCGTCTTCTGGTACTGTAACACTATGTAAGCGATTTCACTAGTATTTAGTAATCCACCTACATTGTGTAATTAATACACTCATTAAATAGAACATTTTATTCAGTAtgtttacatatacatgcatttttaatgGTCATTTTGAAGGttacagatgtacatgtatatcgataTACACTCGGACAGTACTGGTACGCCAGTAGCAGTTTAGGGTAGGCCTATAACAATAATGGACAATTTTCGTCGTCAGTTGTGATTTTGTGGACTTGATCACAGTTTATCAATGGACGtttggtcatattttttttttataatttgttcatTATGAGAGGTATATAGCGCATTTCACACATGCACCGTGTGTTTCCCTATAAACAATTggaaagtacctgttactataaatagattTACTTGGCGTATTGAATTTAGGTAGCCAACTTTATAAAATAGATTTGTGGAACTACTTTTATACGAACTTTGGTATGTGATGAAAAATATACTCATGTTTATGGTCCAAtagataatttgttattaatataattattttttgtaaaaaaaaaaaaatctaaagggTAATTAGGCcattattgaagaaaaaaaatataagaatataaaaagaaaaaagaaaaagtatcaAAAATACAGCAAGCCAATTAAATTGCATGACCAACTGAGTTGCTGTGGCCCATTGGTTATATATACAATCTTGCCAATATTTATCATTAATCATAATTAatgcattatataattattagtaCATCTGCTTACATATTTGTCAACAGACGTTGGTAAACTTGCTTATTATAGTTGTgcacaaattaattaatttactgcTTATTATATTTAATAGCATATGAGGAAAAGAGAATATCCTTGTGTTTGCTGTAAGAAACGAACAAACCAGAGAGATCGACGTACTGTGACAGCTGCACAACGACTAGTTCTCCAGAAGTGGACTGTAGGCGATGTGTCTGAGGATGAGGTGTTGTGTAGTTTGTGTCTAGTGAAGGTACATTCTCATCTTAAGCTGAGGAAAAGTGAACAACAAAACTTGGAGCATGAGTTAAGAGACACAGCTCCCTTCTCTCCTCCAGAGAGGAAGCAAATTAATGCTAGGAATGCTGCCATTCACAGTCCTCCATCAGTAACCCTGACAGTGCCCTCCACATCTTCCAGTCATTCCAGCTGCTTCATCTGCAGAAAACCTGGGCCAAAGTTGGTTGTGGTGTCATCAAATGAACGTCACTCTGTTTTTTTACAACAAGGAGTATTGATTCCGCCAGGTTCAAGATGCTGCACACGTCATCTCCCCAATGGAAGATTCACTGAAGAGGCACTAgaaaaaatttcttcattttcaGAAACATCTACACTTAACAGGACATCTATTGTTGATATGCTTATGTATCTAAGGGAGATTGCTCTGCTAAATGGAGGGAAAAGAATAGACTTTGATGATCCAAATGCATTGAGTGACCAAGAGTATGTCAACCTCACTGGAATAAATAAAGTCTCCTTTGATGATCTGCTATCAGCTGTAGATGGAAAGGTAAAGAACACATCCACTCGCAGTGTTAGAACCAGCCTTGGAATTTTTCTTCTTAAGATGAGATGTGGTCTGTCCAATGAAATGCTGTCAACACtattaaatgtttcaaagtCAAGCATTCGTCGCGCCATCTCGGTAGTGAGGAGAACACTGATGGAGACATTTGTACCAAACAATGTTGGGTTTCAGCACATCTCCAGAGAGGATGTTATAAATAAGCATACCAGGCCATTAGCAGAGTCTCTTTTTGGTGGTACTGGCACCCAAGCCATTCTTGTTTTAGACGgcacatacatttatatacaaaaaagtaTGAACTTTGCCTTTCAAAGGAAATCATATAGCATGCATAAGGGTCGTCCATTGGTGAAGCCAATGATTGTTGTAACAACTAGTGGCTATaagtctttaaaatttaaattgttgaaataaaaaaattaaactgtgaaCTGTTAATTtggaaacaaaatattaatgaatCTATTTCAAATTAAGTATGGATTAAAAATTGCCCAGGTCTTAAAGATATATGACGTCATGACGTTGCAAATATGCGACGTAACGATAGCGTAACCATGCTATATTCAACAACCTTGTGTGGGTTGACTAAATGCCTgactaaatttattttgataaattcttATTCTACACGTTCTTGAGTcgatattgtaaaaaaattagCTAATTTGAAAGAGGGCCAATTTTTAAGGGAAGTGAACCAGGTAGTTACGCAATAGGTAGTTGTAGGGAGTATGCACAAAGTTGAAAATAGGAAAACAAGCATGTATCATCTTTAGATACACAGCATTTGCATATCAATCATTTTGGAAGCTGTTTTTAAAACCAATTTATTTGTACATTGATCAAAATCTTTACTTGATTTTAAACATACCGTGTTTTTAAGCTACATGAATTCAACCAGGATTATAAATTGGGCATAGTCTATACAATTATAGAGTCGTGTTAGATTCTTTGAGTAGACCCCCTACTACGGGTTCACATATGAAAACTGAAATAAGCGCTGTTCACtgacttacatgtaatttataattaaaaacaatatgatacctCGTCTTTGTAATCAATTTCTCCCTCGCTGTAGTCATCGTAA encodes:
- the LOC128173625 gene encoding ras-related protein Rab-13-like; this translates as MGASESKQEEDHTEQLIRNVKIALVGTYGVGKTSIITRYIDQKFSSEYIYTRGGNIRKKSIKVYGRQIQIELIDTGGQEYQKKLVLGFFTKAQVHGVVLVHDISKPNSFNEVEDWLTDIRQHSLGDPVIMLVGNKNDLDPCAKFDDPSTIPQNLKAGPARVPYEQCERKTYEQGLLPFYGEVSAKTGMNIESIIELLVKEILHQQNKLLGSIWEPDLMQESIKPSTKPHENRSRCIIL